Proteins encoded in a region of the Rhizobium sp. CC-YZS058 genome:
- a CDS encoding biotin--[acetyl-CoA-carboxylase] ligase: MSEGRALPQAAYDAYRHVALEATGSTNAEGLARARAGDPGKLWITAGRQTEGRARRGRSWTSEPGNLYASLLLIDPAPAAALASLPLAVAVAVRDAVQSVLPPGAGVPDIKWPNDVLIHGRKVSGILLEAEQLPDGRQALVIGCGINIAHAPEAALYPVARLGAEGATAAPDEVFAHLLIAMADMLALWDHGAGLSAVIARWRRHAIGLGRPITVRLTSETLLGRFDDIDDEGRLVLTEDSGRRRLIAAGDVFFG, translated from the coding sequence TTGAGCGAGGGACGCGCGCTGCCGCAGGCGGCCTATGACGCCTACCGGCACGTCGCGCTCGAGGCGACGGGCTCTACCAATGCCGAGGGGCTGGCCCGCGCGCGGGCCGGCGATCCGGGCAAGCTCTGGATAACCGCCGGGCGGCAGACCGAAGGTCGCGCCCGGCGTGGTCGTTCCTGGACCTCCGAGCCCGGGAACCTCTATGCCTCGCTGCTGCTGATCGACCCAGCGCCCGCGGCCGCCCTTGCCAGCCTGCCGCTTGCCGTTGCGGTGGCCGTGCGCGACGCGGTCCAGTCGGTGCTGCCGCCGGGTGCCGGCGTGCCGGACATCAAATGGCCGAACGATGTGCTGATCCATGGCCGCAAGGTTTCCGGCATCCTGCTCGAGGCCGAGCAACTTCCGGATGGCCGCCAGGCTCTGGTCATCGGCTGCGGGATCAATATTGCGCATGCGCCCGAGGCGGCGCTCTATCCGGTTGCGCGGCTCGGCGCGGAAGGCGCGACGGCCGCGCCGGACGAGGTTTTTGCCCATCTTCTCATCGCCATGGCAGACATGCTGGCGCTTTGGGACCACGGGGCAGGCCTATCTGCGGTCATTGCCCGCTGGCGGCGCCATGCCATCGGGCTCGGGCGCCCTATTACCGTGCGGCTGACGAGCGAAACGCTCCTCGGGCGTTTCGACGACATTGATGACGAAGGCCGCCTTGTCTTGACCGAGGACAGCGGCCGTCGCCGGCTCATTGCCGCCGGCGATGTATTTTTCGGATGA
- a CDS encoding DUF1467 family protein, with product MALFSIFAIYFIIWWLTLFLVLPLGLRTQAEADEVVPGTVESAPARFRPLLVFGLTSVLAAIIHLGWYLFSVKLGIGLDTFPDIVPKFY from the coding sequence ATGGCGCTGTTTTCGATCTTCGCGATCTATTTCATCATCTGGTGGCTGACACTGTTTCTGGTGCTGCCGCTCGGACTCCGGACGCAGGCGGAAGCCGACGAGGTGGTGCCCGGCACCGTCGAGAGCGCGCCGGCCCGCTTCCGTCCTCTGCTCGTCTTCGGCCTCACCTCGGTGCTGGCGGCCATCATCCATCTGGGGTGGTATCTTTTCTCCGTCAAACTCGGCATCGGGCTCGATACGTTCCCGGACATCGTGCCGAAATTCTACTGA
- the proS gene encoding proline--tRNA ligase yields the protein MRLSRYFLPILKENPKEAEIVSHRLMLRAGMIRQQSQGIYSWLPLGKRVLDKVNRIIREEQDRSGAIELLMPTLQSAELWQESGRYDAYGKEMLRIKDRQERPMLYGPTNEEMITDIFRSSVKSYKNLPLNLYHIQLKFRDEIRPRFGTMRSREFLMKDAYSFDLTKEGAEHSYRKMFAAYLRTFARLGLRAIPMRADTGPIGGNLSHEFIILAETGESEVFSHKDFVSFDIPAEDTNFDDVAALQAIFDQWTSVYAATSEMHDEAAFAAIPESDRLSARGIEVGHIFYFGTKYSEPMGAKVQGPDGKEHLVHMGSYGIGPTRLVPAIIEASHDENGIIWPDSVAPFDAVVINMKAGDAACDTACERLYAELTKAGLDVLYDDTDDRAGTKFATADLIGVPQQIIAGPRAVAAGEVEIKNRKTGARETLSIDAAIAKLTAAR from the coding sequence ATGCGTCTTTCCCGCTATTTCCTGCCGATCCTCAAGGAAAACCCCAAGGAAGCTGAGATCGTGTCTCACCGCCTGATGCTCAGGGCAGGCATGATCCGACAGCAGAGCCAGGGCATCTATTCCTGGTTGCCGCTCGGCAAGCGCGTCCTTGACAAGGTCAACCGCATCATCCGGGAGGAGCAGGACCGCTCCGGCGCCATCGAGCTCCTGATGCCGACGCTGCAATCGGCCGAGCTCTGGCAGGAAAGCGGGCGCTACGACGCCTACGGCAAGGAGATGCTGCGGATCAAGGATCGCCAGGAGCGCCCGATGCTCTATGGCCCGACGAATGAGGAGATGATCACCGACATCTTCCGCTCCTCGGTCAAGTCCTACAAGAACCTGCCGCTCAACCTCTACCACATCCAGCTGAAGTTCCGCGACGAGATCCGCCCCCGTTTCGGCACCATGCGGTCGCGCGAATTCCTGATGAAGGATGCCTATTCCTTCGACCTGACGAAGGAGGGCGCCGAGCACTCCTATCGCAAGATGTTCGCCGCCTATCTGCGCACCTTTGCGCGGCTGGGGCTGCGCGCCATCCCGATGCGCGCCGATACCGGGCCGATCGGCGGCAATCTCAGCCACGAATTCATTATCCTCGCCGAAACGGGCGAATCGGAAGTGTTCAGCCACAAGGACTTCGTGAGTTTCGACATTCCGGCGGAAGACACGAATTTCGACGATGTTGCCGCCCTGCAGGCGATCTTCGACCAGTGGACCTCGGTCTATGCCGCCACCTCCGAAATGCATGACGAGGCCGCCTTTGCGGCGATCCCCGAGAGCGATCGTCTCTCGGCGCGCGGCATCGAGGTCGGCCATATCTTCTATTTCGGCACGAAATATTCCGAGCCGATGGGCGCCAAGGTGCAGGGGCCGGACGGCAAGGAGCATCTGGTCCATATGGGGTCCTACGGCATCGGGCCGACGCGCCTGGTTCCCGCGATCATCGAGGCCTCGCACGACGAGAACGGCATCATCTGGCCGGACTCGGTCGCCCCGTTCGATGCAGTCGTGATCAATATGAAGGCGGGCGACGCGGCCTGCGACACGGCCTGCGAGCGGCTCTACGCCGAACTGACGAAGGCCGGGCTCGATGTGCTCTATGACGACACCGACGACCGCGCCGGGACGAAGTTTGCGACCGCCGACCTCATCGGCGTGCCGCAGCAGATCATTGCCGGGCCGCGCGCCGTTGCCGCCGGCGAGGTCGAGATCAAGAACCGGAAGACCGGCGCGCGCGAAACGCTGTCGATCGACGCGGCCATCGCCAAGCTGACTGCCGCCAGATAA
- a CDS encoding ribonuclease J: MTDKHEFVFLPLGGVGEIGMNLALYGYGPAKNREWIMVDCGVTFPGPDLPGVDLVLPDISFLAKERKNLKGIVITHAHEDHYGALADLWPGLNVPVYASAFTAGMLEAKRNYERSRSEVPITPFKEGDRIQIGPFEVEAVGVNHSIPEPMALVIRTPLGNVVHTGDWKIDLQPSLGPLTDKQRFTEIGDEGVLALMCDSTNAMRDGVSPSEEEVAASLTEVIGKAEGRVAITTFSSNVGRIRSIAKAASAAGREVLLLGSSMKRVVQVARDVGLMDGVAPFIGEDEFGYIPRDKVVVILTGSQGEPRAALAKIARDELRNVAFSAGDTVVFSSRAIPGNEKAINDIKNGLIEQGIHVVTDHEALVHVSGHPRRNELQQMYQWIRPRLLVPVHGEAAHLTAQRELGLQSGIPEVPFVRNGDILRLAPGPAVKIGEAEHGRIFKDGDLIGDFEEMGIGDRRKLAFAGHVSVNVLLDERYDFLGDPVVVPIGLPEYDDEGEDMADTLYDAVLGAVESIPRGKRRDLGLVQEAVRRAVRGEANSVWGKKPLVTVFINRVA; encoded by the coding sequence ATGACGGACAAACATGAATTTGTGTTCCTGCCGCTGGGCGGCGTGGGCGAAATCGGCATGAACCTCGCGCTGTACGGCTACGGGCCGGCCAAGAACCGCGAGTGGATCATGGTGGATTGCGGCGTGACCTTTCCGGGTCCGGATCTGCCCGGCGTCGATCTCGTCCTGCCCGATATCAGCTTCCTGGCGAAGGAGCGGAAGAACCTCAAGGGCATCGTGATCACCCACGCCCATGAGGACCATTACGGGGCGCTTGCCGATCTCTGGCCGGGCCTCAATGTTCCGGTCTATGCCTCGGCCTTCACCGCCGGCATGCTGGAAGCCAAGCGCAATTACGAGCGCTCGCGCAGCGAGGTGCCGATCACCCCGTTCAAGGAAGGTGATCGCATCCAGATCGGACCCTTCGAGGTCGAGGCTGTCGGCGTCAACCACTCGATTCCCGAGCCTATGGCGCTCGTCATCCGCACCCCGCTCGGCAATGTGGTGCACACCGGCGACTGGAAGATCGACCTCCAGCCCTCGCTCGGCCCGCTCACCGACAAGCAGCGCTTCACCGAAATCGGGGACGAGGGCGTGCTCGCGCTGATGTGCGATTCGACCAACGCGATGCGCGACGGTGTCTCCCCTTCGGAAGAAGAGGTGGCGGCCAGCCTGACCGAGGTCATCGGCAAGGCCGAAGGCCGTGTGGCGATAACCACCTTCTCCTCCAATGTCGGCCGCATCCGCTCGATCGCCAAGGCCGCCTCGGCAGCCGGGCGCGAAGTTCTGTTGCTCGGCTCCTCCATGAAGCGCGTCGTGCAGGTGGCGCGCGATGTCGGGCTGATGGACGGTGTCGCGCCGTTTATCGGTGAGGATGAGTTCGGCTATATCCCGCGCGACAAGGTGGTCGTAATCCTGACCGGCAGCCAGGGCGAGCCGCGCGCGGCGCTGGCGAAGATCGCGCGGGACGAGCTGCGCAATGTTGCGTTTTCTGCAGGGGATACGGTGGTGTTCTCCTCACGCGCCATTCCGGGCAATGAGAAGGCGATCAACGACATCAAGAACGGCCTGATCGAGCAGGGCATCCATGTGGTGACCGATCATGAGGCGCTGGTGCATGTCTCCGGCCATCCGCGGCGCAACGAGCTGCAGCAGATGTATCAGTGGATCCGTCCGCGGCTGCTGGTGCCGGTGCATGGCGAGGCCGCACACCTGACCGCCCAGCGCGAGCTCGGCCTGCAATCGGGCATTCCCGAGGTGCCCTTCGTCCGCAATGGCGATATCCTGCGCCTCGCGCCGGGACCGGCCGTCAAGATCGGCGAAGCCGAGCATGGACGCATCTTCAAGGATGGCGACCTGATCGGCGATTTCGAGGAGATGGGGATCGGCGACCGGCGCAAGCTGGCCTTTGCCGGCCATGTTTCGGTGAACGTGCTCCTCGACGAACGCTATGATTTCCTCGGCGATCCGGTGGTCGTGCCGATCGGCCTGCCGGAGTATGACGACGAGGGCGAGGACATGGCCGATACGCTTTACGATGCCGTGCTCGGCGCGGTCGAAAGCATCCCGCGCGGCAAGCGGCGGGATCTGGGCCTCGTCCAGGAGGCCGTTCGGCGCGCAGTGCGGGGCGAGGCAAATTCCGTCTGGGGCAAGAAGCCGCTCGTAACGGTGTTCATCAACCGCGTCGCCTGA